Proteins encoded together in one Lathyrus oleraceus cultivar Zhongwan6 chromosome 5, CAAS_Psat_ZW6_1.0, whole genome shotgun sequence window:
- the LOC127085193 gene encoding 60S ribosomal protein L5 codes for MVFVKSQKSKAYFKRFQVKFKRRREGKTDYRARIRLINQDKNKYNTPKYRFVVRFTNKDIVAQIVSASIAGDIVLAAAYAHELPHYGLEVGLTNYAAAYCTGLLLARRVLKTLEMDEEYEGNVEASGEDYSVEPADSRRPFRALLDVGLVKTTTGNRVFGALKGALDGGLDIPHSDKRFAGFDKEKKELDAEVHRKYIFGGHVTAYMKTLIEDEPEKYQTHFSQYIKKGIEADGIEELYKKVHAAIRADPSIKKAEKQPPKEHKRYNLKKLTYDERRTKLIARLEALNSAVDEDEDDDE; via the exons ATG GTTTTTGTCAAGTCTCAGAAATCAAAGGCTTACTTCAAGAGGTTTCAAGTCAAGTTCAAGAGAAGAAGAG AGGGTAAGACTGATTACAGAGCCAGGATTCGTTTGATTAATCAGGACAAGAACAAATACAATACTCCCAAGTATCGTTTTGTTGTTCGATTT ACAAACAAAGACATTGTTGCTCAAATTGTCTCTGCTAGCATTGCTGGTGATATTGTTCTTGCTGCCGCTTATGCGCATGAACTTCCTCACTATGGGCTTGAAGTAGGTCTTACCAACTATGCTGCAG CCTATTGCACCGGTCTCCTGTTGGCTCGCCGTGTTCTTAAAACTCTTGAAATGGATGAGGAGTATGAGGGCAATGTAGAG GCTAGTGGAGAAGATTATTCAGTTGAACCAGCTGATTCCAGGAGGCCTTTCCGTGCTCTTCTTGATGTTGGTTTGGTTAAGACCACAACCGGTAACCGTGTGTTTGGTGCACTCAAG GGAGCTTTGGATGGAGGTTTGGATATTCCTCACAGTGACAAAAGGTTTGCTGGTTTTGACAAGGAGAAGAAGGAGCTTGATGCTGAGGTTCACAGGAAGTATATCTTTGGTGGACATGTTACCGCCTATATGAAG ACATTGATTGAAGACGAGCCAGAAAAATATCAAACTCACTTCAGTCAATATATCAAGAAAGGGATAGAAGCTGATGGAATTGAGGAACTTTACAAGAAGGTTCATGCTGCAATTCGTGCAGACCCCTCAATCAAAAAGGCCGAGAAGCAGCCACCAAAGGAACACAAGAG GTACAACCTGAAGAAGCTCACTTATGATGAAAGAAGGACAAAGTTGATTGCTCGCTTGGAGGCACTAAATTCTGCAGTGGATGAAGACGAAGACGACGATGAGTGA